The following coding sequences lie in one Arachis ipaensis cultivar K30076 chromosome B03, Araip1.1, whole genome shotgun sequence genomic window:
- the LOC107632419 gene encoding F-box/kelch-repeat protein At3g06240-like, whose amino-acid sequence MWDDATFGSCNGLLCLHDKERAMLWNPCTGFTSQPLEIGGLFHVCGFGYDHVNDKYKLFIIVEKKLGESFTRIFTLGPKCTWRTIQDFPYRPHDPNNKAILLAPVGLFVSGTGTLNWLLCSSRTSFVAVLSLDLVKETYSQISLPSRDSDDALSVFPQLATLRGCLAVSYETKKTHSTLWMMKEYGVPQSWTKLAIIPHHPLLVNPPRNYALEPMYMLKNDVLLVMSPSGKFVLCNLNDGTIDFPNIDSSGDGMTQLRPLSRGAGGRTFHIYHESLVSPSHFGLPTCSSQMRLFKPGLFIW is encoded by the coding sequence ATGTGGGACGACGCCACCTTTGGCTCTTGTAATGGATTGCTGTGCTTGCACGATAAAGAGCGTGCCATGCTGTGGAACCCCTGCACCGGATTCACATCTCAGCCGCTTGAAATTGGAGGTTTATTCCACGTCTGTGGATTCGGTTATGATCATGTGAACGACAAGTATAAGCTTTTCATCATTGTGGAAAAGAAATTAGGTGAATCTTTCACCAGAATTTTCACACTCGGCCCAAAATGTACCTGGAGAACAATTCAGGATTTCCCATATAGACCACATGACCCCAATAACAAGGCTATTCTGTTGGCTCCGGTAGGGCTTTTTGTAAGTGGCACTGGCACCCTTAATTGGCTTCTTTGCAGCAGTCGTACTAGTTTTGTCGCAGTTCTTTCCCTTGACTTGGTGAAAGAGACTTATAGTCAGATTTCCCTTCCCAGTAGGGATTCAGATGATGCTCTCAGTGTGTTTCCCCAACTGGCTACCTTGAGGGGTTGTCTTGCTGTTTCTTATGAGACTAAGAAAACTCATTCGACTCTCTGGATGATGAAGGAGTATGGAGTTCCTCAATCTTGGACTAAACTGGCCATAATCCCCCACCACCCACTACTCGTTAATCCTCCTAGAAATTATGCATTAGAGCCTATGTACATGTTGAAAAATGATGTTCTACTGGTGATGTCTCCTAGTGGCAAGTTTGTTTTGTGTAACTTAAATGATGGCACCATAGATTTTCCTAATATTGACAGCTCCGGTGATGGCATGACCCAACTCCGTCCTTTGTCTCGGGGTGCAGGCGGAAGGACCTTTCACATCTATCATGAAAGCTTAGTTTCACCCTCGCACTTTGGTCTTCCAACTTGCTCATCTCAAATGCGGTTATTTAAGCCAGGCCTATTCATTTGGTGA